In Natronomonas halophila, one DNA window encodes the following:
- a CDS encoding ABC transporter ATP-binding protein produces the protein MSSGTGDQRDVSEANVNATDFTTADESLLQVGDLDAGYGDLQILEGVDMNVEDGEYVTIVGPNGAGKSTVMKSIFGLTNHMGGTIEFDGKDITGEKPEDIIHKGLGYVPQSDNIFSTLTVLENLEMGAYILDEVPQERLDEVFDRFPILEERKDQKAGTMSGGQQQMLAMGRALMLDPDLLMLDEPSAGLAPDLVDDMFDRIDRINEAGTAVLMVEQNAKEALRRCDRGYVLVQGQNRFMDSGDALLNDEQVRQEFLGG, from the coding sequence CTCGGGAACTGGCGACCAGCGGGACGTCTCGGAAGCGAACGTCAATGCGACGGACTTCACGACGGCCGACGAGAGCCTCCTGCAGGTGGGTGACCTCGATGCCGGATACGGTGACCTGCAAATCCTCGAAGGCGTCGACATGAACGTCGAGGACGGCGAGTACGTCACCATCGTCGGCCCGAACGGCGCCGGCAAATCGACCGTGATGAAGTCCATCTTCGGGTTGACGAACCACATGGGCGGCACCATCGAGTTCGACGGCAAGGACATCACTGGCGAAAAGCCCGAGGACATCATCCACAAGGGGCTGGGCTACGTCCCCCAGTCGGACAACATCTTCTCGACGCTGACGGTGCTGGAGAACCTCGAAATGGGCGCCTACATCCTCGATGAGGTGCCACAGGAGCGCCTCGATGAGGTGTTCGACCGCTTCCCGATTCTGGAGGAACGGAAGGACCAGAAGGCCGGCACGATGTCCGGCGGCCAACAGCAGATGCTCGCGATGGGCCGGGCGCTGATGCTCGACCCCGACCTGCTGATGCTGGACGAACCCTCCGCCGGACTGGCACCCGACCTCGTCGACGATATGTTCGACCGCATCGACCGTATCAACGAGGCCGGGACGGCCGTCCTCATGGTCGAGCAGAACGCCAAGGAAGCCCTGCGACGCTGTGACCGCGGATACGTCCTCGTGCAGGGGCAGAACCGCTTTATGGACTCCGGGGACGCGCTGCTGAACGACGAGCAGGTCCGCCAGGAGTTCCTCGGCGGCTAA
- a CDS encoding ABC transporter substrate-binding protein, which yields MPRNVKRRDVLKGAGAAGATVAFAGCLGGGNGNGSRALKQGVLLPLSGDLANLGQPIRDGAILPAAELEGETDYTIDISEEDTETNPQAGISGADALIDAGYPAVTGPASSGVNLQVTQQSLIPNSTVGCSPSSTAPAVTTLEDDDYIYRTCPSDALQGQVIAQVGAEELGNSDAATMYVNNDYGQALSQSFADTFESEYDGEVKQQVSFEQQQSSYTSQLESALNDSPSLLVVIGYPESGNQLFRDYYSDFDSGEDIVVTDGLIDNELPDNVDNDMANVTGTAPKSSGPGRETFDELYENEYDRAPGVFNAQAYDGTAICLLANVYAGENDGTGVRDNMRRAANPEGEEFGPGELAEAIEAADAGDDINYQGASSATNFDDNGDMVAVSYGIYEVQDRDFTEVDSVAFGQ from the coding sequence ATGCCACGCAACGTCAAACGACGTGATGTATTGAAGGGTGCCGGGGCCGCTGGGGCCACCGTCGCGTTCGCCGGCTGTCTCGGCGGCGGGAACGGCAACGGAAGCCGCGCGCTCAAACAGGGGGTCCTGCTCCCGCTTTCGGGCGACCTCGCGAACCTCGGTCAGCCCATCCGTGACGGCGCCATTCTGCCGGCCGCGGAACTGGAAGGCGAAACCGACTACACCATCGACATCAGCGAGGAGGACACGGAGACGAACCCGCAAGCCGGTATCTCCGGGGCCGACGCCCTCATTGACGCGGGCTATCCGGCAGTTACGGGGCCGGCCTCCTCGGGTGTGAACCTGCAGGTGACCCAGCAGTCGCTCATCCCGAACTCGACGGTCGGCTGTTCGCCGTCCTCCACGGCGCCTGCGGTGACGACTCTCGAAGACGACGACTATATCTATCGGACGTGCCCGTCCGACGCCCTGCAGGGACAGGTCATCGCGCAGGTCGGCGCCGAAGAACTCGGCAACTCCGACGCCGCGACGATGTACGTCAACAACGACTACGGGCAGGCGCTCTCGCAATCGTTCGCCGACACGTTCGAAAGCGAATACGACGGCGAGGTCAAACAGCAGGTCTCCTTCGAGCAGCAGCAGAGCTCCTACACCTCCCAGCTGGAGTCCGCGCTCAACGACAGCCCGAGCCTACTGGTCGTCATCGGCTACCCCGAGTCGGGGAACCAGCTGTTCCGTGACTACTACAGCGACTTCGACAGCGGCGAGGACATCGTCGTCACGGACGGCCTCATCGACAACGAACTCCCGGACAACGTCGACAACGACATGGCCAACGTGACCGGTACCGCGCCGAAATCCAGCGGTCCCGGCCGCGAGACCTTCGACGAACTCTACGAGAACGAGTACGACCGCGCACCCGGCGTCTTCAACGCCCAGGCGTACGACGGAACCGCCATCTGTCTGCTCGCGAACGTCTACGCCGGCGAAAACGATGGGACCGGCGTCCGCGACAACATGCGGCGGGCCGCCAACCCCGAAGGCGAGGAGTTCGGCCCCGGCGAACTCGCGGAGGCCATCGAGGCCGCCGACGCCGGCGACGACATCAACTACCAGGGTGCCTCGTCGGCGACGAACTTCGACGACAACGGTGACATGGTCGCCGTCTCCTACGGTATCTACGAGGTTCAGGACCGCGACTTCACCGAAGTCGACTCCGTCGCGTTCGGTCAGTAA
- a CDS encoding GTP cyclohydrolase III, translating into MTNTQVTLIQIDNYGPWTVTPEPRREPDLQTLQSRLYADLSQLIGNRDGYVFFTRFDNMIAVTNGLDTDAHALIQESVGNRYPVTVSLSIAADPSPGQALGTATDQLQEAGSAQDRGRTEILRGDPVPESARTDEDVQVAHFDVNDATSKYTDRLNEFDSFINIEQGYAELMRYMWRAHESPSFFVGGDNIISVCSDIDHEGFSDAIQHVREAVGVDLKVGVGAADNPQSAGMAAKHALETCREENTAVEFSD; encoded by the coding sequence GTGACGAACACGCAGGTAACGCTCATCCAGATAGATAACTACGGGCCGTGGACGGTCACGCCCGAGCCGCGCCGCGAGCCGGACCTTCAGACGCTGCAATCCCGACTTTACGCCGACCTCTCGCAGCTCATCGGCAACCGCGACGGCTACGTCTTCTTTACCCGCTTCGACAACATGATCGCAGTGACGAACGGCCTGGATACCGACGCCCACGCGCTGATTCAGGAATCGGTGGGCAACCGGTACCCGGTGACGGTCAGCCTGAGCATCGCCGCCGACCCCTCGCCGGGGCAGGCCCTCGGGACCGCGACCGACCAGTTGCAGGAGGCCGGCAGCGCACAGGACCGCGGCCGGACCGAGATTCTCCGCGGGGACCCAGTGCCGGAGTCGGCCCGTACCGACGAGGACGTGCAGGTCGCCCACTTCGACGTCAACGACGCGACCAGCAAATACACCGACCGCCTCAACGAGTTCGACTCGTTCATCAACATCGAACAGGGCTACGCCGAGTTAATGCGGTACATGTGGCGGGCCCACGAATCGCCCTCGTTTTTCGTCGGCGGCGACAACATCATCTCGGTCTGCAGCGACATCGACCACGAGGGCTTCTCGGACGCCATCCAACACGTCCGGGAGGCCGTCGGCGTCGACCTGAAGGTCGGCGTTGGGGCCGCGGACAACCCCCAGTCGGCCGGCATGGCCGCGAAACACGCGCTGGAGACCTGCCGTGAGGAGAACACGGCCGTCGAGTTCAGCGACTGA
- the udk gene encoding uridine kinase, whose protein sequence is MLIGIAGGSGAGKTTIAQQVTEDVADVRVLPLDNYYRDRSALPPEERARINYDHPDAFDWDLVRDHLDALESGDPIEMPQYDFEEHRRTDETVHVAPGSVVVIEGILALYDDEVRERLDLRLYVETDADVRVLRRIQRDVEERGRDLSGVIDQYLSTVKPMHEQFVRPTKRDAHLIIPEGANEKAVELLRNRIA, encoded by the coding sequence ATGCTCATCGGTATCGCCGGCGGGTCGGGGGCCGGCAAGACCACCATCGCCCAGCAGGTCACCGAGGATGTCGCGGACGTCCGGGTGCTCCCCCTCGACAACTACTATCGGGACCGTTCGGCACTCCCGCCCGAAGAACGCGCCCGCATCAACTACGACCACCCCGACGCCTTCGACTGGGACCTCGTGCGTGACCACCTCGACGCCCTCGAATCCGGCGACCCAATCGAGATGCCGCAGTACGATTTCGAGGAGCACCGTCGCACCGACGAGACTGTCCACGTCGCTCCCGGGTCCGTCGTCGTCATCGAGGGTATCCTCGCCCTCTACGACGACGAGGTCCGGGAGCGTCTCGACCTCCGTCTCTACGTCGAGACCGACGCCGACGTGCGCGTCCTCCGGCGTATCCAGCGCGATGTCGAGGAACGTGGCCGCGACCTCTCCGGTGTCATCGACCAGTACCTCTCGACGGTCAAACCGATGCACGAACAGTTCGTCCGCCCGACCAAGCGGGACGCCCACCTCATCATCCCCGAGGGCGCCAACGAGAAAGCCGTCGAGTTGCTCAGGAATCGTATCGCGTAA